One Pseudobacteroides sp. genomic window, AGTGAAGACATAAAACAACGAATACTAAATTTTAAAGTAAAAGCGAAAAATCTGAAAATGATGAATGTTGACTATACATCAATAAATTGGAGTGAATATCCTTCGGATACAGTCTTTTATTTTGACCCTCCTTATTTTATTACAAGTGCAGCTTATAACGATGGGAAGAGAGGAATGAAAGGGTGGTCTGCCGATGAAGAAGTGGAACTATTAAATACTTTAAGCTATATTGATTCATTAGGCTATAAATTTATGTTATCCAATGTAATTAATCACAAAGAAAGAACAAATCATTTACTATTGAAGTGGGTGGAAGAACATGGATTTAGAATTATTGACATTGGTATTAGTGGATGGAGATATGCAAAAAATGAGGTCTTAATAGTAAACTATTAGAAGAAGGAGAAATAATATGAGTCATGTGTTAGTTGTTCCAGAAGAATTAATAACAAAACTGAGAACTGCACACAGTGATCCAGGCACACATGATAAATGGTTAGCTATTGGCGTGGATACTGTAGATGATATGTTAAATTACATAATTAATCGACTAAATAACAAGTATGAAAAGTTAAACATACAAGGCATTAGAGTTGAAAATAAAACAGTTATAAAAGAGAGAATTAATAATTCAAGTAGAGTATCTATTTTTGCTGGGTATTTAGAAAATGAAAAAAAGAATGTTGATGGTTTGTTTTTTTATGTAGATCCTGATGCAGGAAATGCTAATGATTTTTTATCAAGTAAGATACCGCCTGTAATAATTGGTATATATAATAACTATGCGAATGTGACCAAGGATCTACATATTAATAATATGCCAATATTTGCGATTAGTTTGTGTACAACAAGTAGAGTGAATAATGCCTCTGTAAAACGTCAGATTATTTGTGCAGAAACTATGGGAATAAACTATTTAGACATATTTGATAACCGATTATACGATGTAATTAATAGTGGTGATGATGATATCATAACGTCAATTAATACAATACAACAATTAAATGAATTAATATTGCAAGATGGTTCTAATGATTATTTTACGCTTGATGTAACTACCAGAGAAATTAGTATTATATGTTCAAATATGTTAGGAAGAACAAATGATACAGCATATATATATAGATGGTTTTTAAGGGTTATACCGGCGGTATATTTGGCCGCTAAAGAAAAATATGTAATTAATACTACTTCGTTAACTGGTTTAAATGATGGAGATATTCCTACAATTAGAGATTATATTTTGAAAATATAAGGATTAATTAAAAAGGAGAATACTAAAATGCAAATAGTTTATTATGGTGCGCCAGGTACAGGAAAAAGCTATAGTGTAGATGAACTAGTAAAAACATCTGGTGTTGGTGATGATAGAATTTTTAGAACTACATTTCACCCCGAATATACATATAATGATTTCGTTGGACAATTACTACCTAAAGTTCAGAAAACAGCGAGCAGCGTCACTAGTATCAGCTATGAATTCACAAAAGGAGTTTTTACAAGGGCACTAGAAAAAGCATATGAAGATACATCAAAAGAGGTATTTCTAATAATTGAAGAAATGTCAAGAGGAGATTGTGCTGCTATTTTTGGGGACATTTTTCAATTACTGGACAGAGAGTCTTCCGGTGTAGAAAAAGGTTATAGTAAATATTTTATAAACAATGATGTCATTGCCAAAGACATAATAGCAATTACTGATGACAAAATTAAATTACCTCCTAACTTCAATATTTTGGGAACCGTTAATACAAGTGATCAGAATGTATTTGTTATGGATACAGCATTTAAAAGAAGATTTGAATGGCATTATATAAGCACTAAGCCTGAACCGGTAGGGGGACCATATAAAAACAATATTGACTTTGAAGTTATAGATAATGCAGGAACCAAAAAGATAGTTAAGTGGGTTGACATTTACGGTACTTTAAATAAATTCATCTCTGACTCAAGATTTTTAGGCCTTGGCGAAGACAAGCAGTTAGGTCAATTCTTTATAGAATTTAAAATTGGTGGAACACCAAGCGAACATAAAAATCAAGTAAAAAATAAACTATTGCATTATTTATGGAGTGATATTCATAAATCATGCTATAGTACTGGGATTAGTTTGTTTGATTCATCGGTTACAAGTTTTTCCGAACTGTACGATGCTTATGAAAGGGATAGAAAGATTTTTAGTGATAAGTTTTTAGAATGCATAGAACTGTGGCTAAGAGGTAGTTTATGATTCCTTGGTGAATAGAGGTGGTGCTAATCTAATGAAGTTTCTTAGTGGTCAAGATTATTATAACGTTGAGGGCATAGATTTATTACCTTTTAATCTCGAAAAAGGTGATACAAAATATTTAAAGTCTGATAATAAAGAAGTGTTTGATTTTGTTGGCTTTGTTTTAGATGAAGATAATTTGCTATCTGTTTTTCCGAAACATTTTTACAATGATTTAGAGTTGAAAGATTTGAATCAAGGCAAAAAAGCGAATTTAGATGATATAAAGTTGTTATTTGATGTGATCGTAAAATATACAAAGGAAGTATCTATTACTGCCAAAGCGACTAAATACATCGGAGAAAAACCGGAGTTTGTATCCGACTACCCTTTTGCGTCTTTTTTTGAAGTTTATAAATATTTTCGTCATTATGGTATTTATCGTGAAAGTAATATAGAAATCAAACCTAATGCACATGGATCAGTTGCATGGAAAAAAACGATTCAAAAGGCACAGGTTATAGTTAGTGAAGGCAACTTGGTTTTCTCTCCCCTTTTTAGAAAGAAAAAAAAGCAACAGAATGTTTTCCTGAGTGAATGCATGGTATTTGTTATCGATCACACGATTAATAGTTTTCCATATTTTATTAGCTTACCCAAAACTGGTTACAAGAGTAGTTCTTTTGACTTTATCAAACATAGAGAATATACATTGCAACAATTGCGTCAAATTAATAGTAAAACTTTTAAAGATACTCATAAAAAATTGATAGCACACTTAATCAGTTTTTTTGAACAATATAAGAAATCACCAAAAGGCGGTGATATACATATCAAAATCAATTATTTTGATAAAATATGGGAGCGGATGGTTTCAACGTACCTTAATAGGTATTTTAAATGTGTTGAAGAAGTTTCCAATTCTATTATATTTGATACAAGTTTTGTAGCATCGCCCTTTAGATTTGAAGCAAAAGAATTTTCAATTGATGATTCTTCACACCAGTTTAAAATACGGTTAGATCATCATGCAAAACAAGATGATTCTATTTATATTTTTGATTCTAAATATTATTATAGCGTCTCGGATTTAAATTATAAGCAATTTTCATATAATGAGATACTTAGAGGTGGGATTTCGAAGAGCGCTAAAATATATAGT contains:
- a CDS encoding AAA family ATPase, whose amino-acid sequence is MQIVYYGAPGTGKSYSVDELVKTSGVGDDRIFRTTFHPEYTYNDFVGQLLPKVQKTASSVTSISYEFTKGVFTRALEKAYEDTSKEVFLIIEEMSRGDCAAIFGDIFQLLDRESSGVEKGYSKYFINNDVIAKDIIAITDDKIKLPPNFNILGTVNTSDQNVFVMDTAFKRRFEWHYISTKPEPVGGPYKNNIDFEVIDNAGTKKIVKWVDIYGTLNKFISDSRFLGLGEDKQLGQFFIEFKIGGTPSEHKNQVKNKLLHYLWSDIHKSCYSTGISLFDSSVTSFSELYDAYERDRKIFSDKFLECIELWLRGSL